The segment CTCACTGCTGCAAGAGGCGCGCTGCCAGACCTGTAGCCTAAGCTCGCTGTGTCTACCGCTTGCCTTAGAGCTTGAGGACATGAGTCAGTTTGATGCCATCATTCGTCGCCGCGCTCCGCTTAAAAAAGGCGAGCCCCTGTTTCGCCAGGGTGATCACTTCACCAGCGTGTATGCCGTCCGCTCAGGCAGCCTGAAACAGGTAACCAGCGAAGGTAATGGCAATGATCAACTGACAAATTTCTATCTTCCCAGCGAACTGGTGGGGTTAGACGGAATTGATGAAGAGCACTACCCCGGTAGCGTCATTGCACTGGAAACCACAACGGTGTGTGAAATCCCGTTTGATCGCTTGGACCTACTTTCCGAAGAACTACCCGAACTACGTGGTCAGCTTTATCGGAGTATGAGCAAAGAATTGCGGGATGACCGACGCATGATGCGCTTGCTATCGCGCAAGACGGCCGATCAGCGACTAGCAAGCTTTTTAGTTACCCTTTCAGACCGTTTTCGTCGACGTGGATACTCGCCTTATAGCTTCAGGCTCTCCATGTCTCGCGCCGATATTGGCAACTACTTAGGCTTGGCGGTAGAAACGGTCAGCCGTATTCTTAGCCGCTTTCAACAGCAAGAGGTAGTGGCTGTTTCAGGGCGCGAGGTTAATATTTTAGATATGCAACGCCTCATCACGCTAGCTGAAGAGGAAGAACAGTCGGCTAGTCCACGGTAAGCGCCTGAATACGCCCTTCCATCAACGCCGCTTGTTTGGCTTCAAGGCCAGCAAAGTCAAACAAACGGCGGTCTGCCAGCTGGGAAGGCGCTACATTGGTCACTGCTTTAAACATGCTCTCTAGCCGTCCTGGATGTTTTTTATCCCACTCAGCCAGCATATCTTTGACGACTTGACGCTGAAGATTGGGCTGAGAGCCACATAAGTTGCAGGGAATAATGGGGAATTCCATTAGCCGAGAAAACTCTGCAATATCAGCCTCTTTGCAGTAGGCAAGGGGGCGAATGACAATGTTTTTGCCATCGTCAGATAAAAGCTTGGGAGGCATTGCTTTCAAAGTGCCACCAAAGAACATGTTAAGAAATAACGTTTCTAAAATATCTTCACGATGATGCCCTAGGGCAATTTTTGTTGCCCCAATTTCCTCAGCAAACCCATAGAGAGAGCCACGTCTTAATCGTGAGCAGAGTGCGCAAGTCGTTTTTCCTTCAGGGGTTTTCTCTTTCACCACGGAGTAGGTGTCACGCTCTAAAATGTGGTATTCAACACCCACTTTATCTAAGTATTGGGGCAGCACATGCTCTGGAAAACCTGGCTGTTTTTGATCCATATTGACGGCGACCAGAGAGAAGTTAACTGGCGCGTTGCGCTGCAGGTTAAGCAGTATCTCCAGCATCGTATAGCTATCTTTGCCACCAGACAGACACACCATCACTTTGTCACCTTCACCAATCATTTGATAATCAATGATGGCGTTGCCAACCTCTCGCCGTAAGCGCTTTTGTAGCTTATTAAAT is part of the Halomonas sp. GT genome and harbors:
- the fnr gene encoding fumarate/nitrate reduction transcriptional regulator Fnr — protein: MPHPASQRRSLLQEARCQTCSLSSLCLPLALELEDMSQFDAIIRRRAPLKKGEPLFRQGDHFTSVYAVRSGSLKQVTSEGNGNDQLTNFYLPSELVGLDGIDEEHYPGSVIALETTTVCEIPFDRLDLLSEELPELRGQLYRSMSKELRDDRRMMRLLSRKTADQRLASFLVTLSDRFRRRGYSPYSFRLSMSRADIGNYLGLAVETVSRILSRFQQQEVVAVSGREVNILDMQRLITLAEEEEQSASPR
- the ttcA gene encoding tRNA 2-thiocytidine(32) synthetase TtcA; protein product: MFAASSTIGSAYTMLQPDYFDPAALETVSVSSSAVNSSQTPSEHHAAKQKREFNKLQKRLRREVGNAIIDYQMIGEGDKVMVCLSGGKDSYTMLEILLNLQRNAPVNFSLVAVNMDQKQPGFPEHVLPQYLDKVGVEYHILERDTYSVVKEKTPEGKTTCALCSRLRRGSLYGFAEEIGATKIALGHHREDILETLFLNMFFGGTLKAMPPKLLSDDGKNIVIRPLAYCKEADIAEFSRLMEFPIIPCNLCGSQPNLQRQVVKDMLAEWDKKHPGRLESMFKAVTNVAPSQLADRRLFDFAGLEAKQAALMEGRIQALTVD